A portion of the Candidatus Bathyarchaeota archaeon genome contains these proteins:
- a CDS encoding 2TM domain-containing protein gives MATKYDSAGMAIAGGLILGLGVGFLIYNIVAGLFIGLGCGLVAGALLTRNAKHTRAIKMSKDEELRIEARDRAEEKMGFYWNIGAYVVINPMLFLIWFYTGRYSALGVPWFLFPLVFWGIGVLVHYWITFVYEESFTERMAEKEYQKMKKS, from the coding sequence ATGGCAACGAAATATGATTCAGCTGGAATGGCGATCGCAGGTGGATTAATCCTTGGCTTGGGTGTTGGATTCCTGATATACAATATTGTAGCTGGTTTGTTTATCGGTCTTGGTTGTGGATTAGTGGCTGGAGCTCTCCTCACCAGAAATGCGAAGCACACGCGCGCTATTAAAATGAGTAAGGATGAAGAATTAAGAATAGAAGCAAGAGATCGTGCAGAAGAGAAAATGGGTTTCTATTGGAACATCGGTGCATATGTAGTAATTAATCCCATGCTTTTTCTTATTTGGTTTTATACAGGGCGTTATAGCGCGCTAGGAGTTCCATGGTTTCTATTTCCACTCGTATTTTGGGGAATCGGTGTTTTGGTACACTATTGGATTACATTTGTTTATGAAGAATCTTTTACCGAAAGAATGGCTGAGAAAGAATATCAAAAAATGAAAAAAAGCTAG
- a CDS encoding lamin tail domain-containing protein: MKKQNPNESRKSDEVISPMKAALIRSAMKAVDLGDTKLARDFMEQAKLARVQEMELEPYELGPATKPLKPVIPSRKPSRPSVVWYLTPIILAFIGSIIGYFSLKSRDKKMARNVAILGAVISLVWFGIFIPPYLGNVVTEQPQIVATPTPTPTPTTIPAQTPTPTPTPIPTVYKVIEVKDGDSIVLEDSSEIRLLGINAPEHGYPYENESKTRLSELILGKNVTLESDFEDKDQYDRLLRYVFVNDIFVNVQLVKEGLATAYMESGLKYESQLLEAEDYAELNELGIWKKEPTYEEYIYVVTFHYDAAGNDHENLNDEYIILGNKGNLSTDMTSWTIKDEANHIFTFPAFVLKVGENVTIYSGSDINTEDSLYWNSEDAIWNNDGDTLYLRNAEGELIFSYEY, from the coding sequence TTGAAGAAACAAAATCCAAATGAATCTAGAAAGTCAGATGAAGTAATTTCACCAATGAAGGCAGCGTTAATTAGAAGTGCTATGAAAGCAGTTGATTTAGGGGATACTAAACTTGCCAGAGATTTTATGGAGCAGGCTAAACTAGCTCGTGTGCAGGAAATGGAACTAGAACCATATGAACTAGGGCCTGCGACTAAGCCTTTAAAACCGGTAATCCCATCCAGAAAACCCTCAAGACCTTCAGTTGTATGGTATCTTACACCTATTATCCTGGCTTTCATTGGAAGCATAATCGGATATTTCTCATTGAAATCCAGAGACAAAAAAATGGCCAGAAATGTTGCGATCCTTGGAGCAGTTATAAGTTTAGTTTGGTTTGGTATATTCATTCCACCATACTTAGGGAATGTTGTTACTGAACAACCACAAATAGTAGCTACGCCAACACCTACTCCCACTCCAACGACTATACCAGCTCAAACTCCAACTCCTACACCTACTCCAATACCAACTGTCTATAAAGTGATCGAAGTGAAAGATGGGGATTCAATAGTTTTGGAAGATAGCAGTGAGATTAGGCTACTAGGCATAAATGCACCAGAACATGGTTATCCTTACGAAAATGAGTCTAAAACTCGATTATCTGAACTAATCTTAGGAAAGAATGTAACATTAGAGTCGGATTTTGAAGATAAAGATCAATATGATCGCTTGCTACGTTACGTCTTTGTTAACGATATATTCGTTAATGTTCAACTTGTGAAAGAAGGACTGGCCACAGCGTATATGGAATCAGGTTTGAAATATGAGAGTCAACTGCTTGAAGCTGAAGATTATGCTGAGCTCAATGAACTAGGAATTTGGAAAAAAGAACCAACATATGAAGAATATATTTACGTGGTTACTTTCCATTATGATGCAGCAGGCAACGATCATGAAAACTTAAACGATGAATATATTATTCTAGGAAACAAAGGAAATTTATCAACAGACATGACTAGTTGGACAATTAAAGATGAGGCAAATCACATATTCACCTTCCCAGCCTTTGTTTTAAAAGTAGGGGAGAATGTTACAATCTATTCAGGTTCCGACATAAATACTGAAGATTCTTTATACTGGAATAGCGAAGATGCAATTTGGAATAATGATGGAGATACATTATACCTAAGAAATGCTGAGGGTGAATTAATCTTCTCATATGAATATTAA